A genome region from Variovorax paradoxus includes the following:
- the yaaA gene encoding peroxide stress protein YaaA has product MLFLLSPAKSLDYDTPVPAEIPATQPHFESPRGPSVELIKLLREKSPQQISELMHLSDKLSALNVARYEAWSSKSTPKNARQAAFAFDGDVYGGLDARNLTRAQLDWAQEHVCILSGLYGLLRPLDLLQPYRLEMGMQLANRHGKDLYAFWGSRIAAHLNERLAADRTPVVINVASQEYFKSVDRKVLKARVVECVFEEWKGGKYKIVSFFAKRARGLLARWAVLHKAATPKALEKFDLEGYGFDAEVSTPERLVFRRRLG; this is encoded by the coding sequence ATGCTGTTCCTGCTTTCCCCTGCAAAGTCGCTCGACTACGACACCCCGGTCCCTGCCGAAATCCCTGCCACCCAACCTCATTTCGAGTCGCCGCGCGGCCCGTCGGTCGAACTCATCAAGCTGCTGCGCGAGAAGTCGCCGCAGCAGATTTCAGAGCTGATGCACCTGTCGGACAAGCTCTCCGCCCTGAACGTGGCCCGCTACGAGGCCTGGTCGAGCAAAAGCACGCCGAAGAACGCCCGCCAGGCGGCCTTTGCGTTCGATGGCGATGTCTACGGCGGCCTCGATGCCCGCAATCTCACCAGGGCGCAGCTCGACTGGGCCCAGGAGCACGTGTGCATTCTCAGCGGCCTTTATGGCCTGCTGCGCCCGCTCGACCTGCTGCAGCCCTACCGCCTCGAAATGGGCATGCAGCTGGCCAACCGCCACGGCAAGGACCTGTATGCGTTCTGGGGTTCGCGTATCGCCGCCCACCTGAACGAACGCCTCGCCGCGGATCGCACGCCGGTGGTCATCAACGTCGCCTCGCAGGAGTACTTCAAGTCGGTCGACAGGAAGGTGCTCAAGGCCCGTGTGGTCGAATGCGTGTTCGAGGAGTGGAAGGGCGGCAAGTACAAGATCGTCAGCTTCTTCGCCAAGCGGGCGCGCGGCCTGCTGGCCCGCTGGGCGGTGCTGCACAAGGCGGCGACGCCCAAGGCACTGGAGAAGTTCGACCTCGAGGGTTATGGTTTCGATGCAGAGGTCTCGACGCCCGAAAGGCTGGTGTTCAGGCGAAGGCTGGGCTGA